A region from the Leptospira venezuelensis genome encodes:
- a CDS encoding hemerythrin domain-containing protein, with protein MLNNRKKVYDFPHKAIRYGISKLVQEAGRTDYSDSKDVLSLFELGKEVFRMLEIHARDEEAVSLKYLEEKDSQASLRDKKEHKYLEEKIEELKSLLDRIKEETEQSQILSEEFYTKLIRFQTDYFSHMTREEEETQVRLHVYFSDVELEDHQKEIMSSLGGDELKIWAKFLIPNVPTRIKNRFEEMLKTFS; from the coding sequence ATGTTGAACAACCGTAAGAAAGTATATGATTTCCCTCATAAAGCAATCCGTTATGGAATTTCAAAATTAGTGCAAGAAGCAGGCAGGACAGATTATTCGGATTCAAAAGATGTTCTCTCACTTTTCGAATTAGGAAAAGAAGTTTTTCGCATGTTGGAGATCCACGCTCGCGACGAAGAAGCAGTGAGCTTAAAATATTTAGAAGAAAAAGATTCGCAGGCTTCTCTAAGAGACAAAAAAGAACATAAATATCTGGAAGAAAAAATAGAAGAACTAAAATCTCTTTTAGATAGGATCAAAGAAGAAACTGAGCAGTCCCAGATTCTTTCCGAAGAATTTTATACAAAACTAATTCGTTTTCAAACGGATTATTTCTCTCATATGACAAGAGAGGAAGAGGAAACCCAAGTTAGATTACATGTATACTTTTCAGATGTAGAATTGGAGGACCACCAAAAAGAGATCATGAGTTCTTTAGGTGGAGATGAGCTTAAAATTTGGGCCAAGTTTTTGATCCCGAACGTTCCGACCCGGATCAAAAATAGATTCGAAGAAATGTTAAAAACCTTCTCTTAA